The proteins below are encoded in one region of Brevundimonas fontaquae:
- a CDS encoding DUF6356 family protein, which yields MSQTTIDRRRSGSTPFDRLFRDHPREVDETYLQHMAASAGFGFKLLGLAGAAFAHAIVPGVHKITVSTAIRSMAKDMGGRAEEARETRMRDAGVWDVGL from the coding sequence ATGAGCCAGACGACGATCGACCGCCGCCGGTCGGGTTCGACCCCGTTCGACCGCCTGTTCCGCGACCACCCGCGCGAGGTCGACGAGACCTATCTGCAGCATATGGCCGCCTCGGCGGGTTTCGGCTTCAAGCTGCTGGGCCTGGCGGGCGCCGCCTTCGCCCACGCGATCGTGCCGGGCGTGCACAAGATCACCGTCTCGACCGCGATCCGCAGCATGGCCAAGGACATGGGCGGTCGGGCCGAGGAGGCGCGCGAGACCCGGATGCGCGACGCCGGCGTCTGGGACGTGGGCCTCTAG
- a CDS encoding DUF2794 domain-containing protein gives MSLNPHDTTPAPGPVFFDRRELDPILRIYGRMVAQGEWRDYAMVGHKDFAEFAVFRRSGDAPLYRIEKRPALQTRQGQWAVIGEGGQILKRGRDLAQVLRVFDGRRFQVVE, from the coding sequence ATGAGCCTGAACCCTCACGACACGACGCCAGCGCCCGGCCCCGTCTTCTTCGACCGCCGCGAACTGGATCCTATCCTCAGGATCTATGGCCGCATGGTCGCGCAGGGCGAATGGCGCGACTACGCCATGGTCGGGCACAAGGACTTCGCCGAATTCGCCGTCTTTCGCCGCAGCGGCGACGCCCCGCTCTACCGCATCGAAAAGCGCCCCGCCCTCCAGACCCGCCAGGGCCAGTGGGCCGTCATCGGCGAAGGCGGCCAGATCCTGAAACGCGGCCGCGACCTGGCCCAGGTGCTGCGGGTCTTCGACGGCCGCCGGTTTCAGGTGGTGGAGTGA
- a CDS encoding trypsin-like peptidase domain-containing protein gives MPIRLSPASSMAVALALLASATPVLAQSGAAGLPYDARRGVFSFSSGLEGSLPAVVQVTTLGQSRGPSSNAADPKPYASGSGVIVDAAEGLVITNNHVVEGGRKFTVDLTDGRLFDAVLVGADKATDIAVLRITPDGRPLNLKQVQTVDSDTLRTGDLAFAVGYPLGLDQTLTMGVISGLNRSGLGDAVEDYIQTDAAVNSGNSGGPLLDSRGRLIGINTSILSGGLGGGNDGIAFAVPTRIMLYVADQLKKNGEVKRGATGAIFGSLNAERARDLHLGIVRGAVVADVAPGSPAERAGLRHNDVITRIQGRPVANAGSVNATIGIAAPGSDLSVSYLRGGREATTSLAVETPADQPVIVGAQSVLAYGATLRDQDGGAQVTAVSAGSPAARAELTAGDVITAIAGAPVADSRAAAIALQGASGSVEATVLRNGEALNLTLSL, from the coding sequence ATGCCGATCCGCCTTTCGCCCGCCTCCTCCATGGCCGTCGCCCTGGCCCTGCTGGCCTCAGCGACGCCGGTGCTGGCGCAGTCGGGCGCGGCAGGCCTGCCCTATGACGCCCGGCGCGGGGTCTTCAGCTTCTCGTCGGGGCTCGAGGGCTCGCTTCCGGCGGTGGTTCAGGTCACGACCCTGGGCCAGTCGCGCGGTCCCAGTTCGAACGCGGCCGATCCCAAACCCTACGCCTCCGGCTCCGGCGTCATAGTCGATGCGGCCGAGGGGCTGGTGATCACCAACAATCACGTCGTCGAGGGCGGGCGGAAGTTCACCGTCGATCTGACGGACGGTCGCCTGTTCGACGCCGTGCTCGTGGGGGCGGACAAAGCGACCGACATCGCCGTGCTTCGCATCACGCCCGACGGTCGGCCGCTGAACCTCAAACAGGTCCAGACGGTGGATTCCGACACCCTGCGCACCGGCGATCTGGCCTTCGCGGTCGGCTATCCGCTGGGCCTGGACCAGACCCTGACCATGGGCGTCATCTCGGGCCTGAACCGCTCAGGGCTAGGCGATGCGGTCGAGGACTATATCCAGACCGACGCGGCCGTGAACTCGGGCAACTCCGGCGGGCCGCTGCTGGACAGCCGGGGCCGGCTGATCGGCATCAACACCTCGATCCTGTCGGGCGGTCTGGGCGGGGGCAATGACGGTATCGCCTTCGCCGTGCCGACGCGGATCATGCTCTACGTCGCCGACCAGTTGAAGAAGAACGGCGAGGTCAAGCGCGGCGCGACCGGGGCCATCTTCGGCTCGCTGAACGCCGAACGCGCGCGCGACCTTCATCTGGGCATCGTGCGTGGGGCCGTTGTCGCCGATGTCGCGCCGGGATCGCCGGCCGAACGCGCGGGCCTGCGCCACAATGACGTCATCACCCGGATCCAGGGCCGCCCAGTCGCCAACGCCGGCTCGGTCAACGCCACCATCGGCATCGCCGCGCCGGGCTCGGACCTCAGCGTCTCCTATCTGCGCGGCGGGCGCGAGGCGACCACGTCGCTGGCGGTCGAGACGCCCGCTGATCAGCCCGTGATCGTCGGGGCCCAGTCGGTGCTGGCCTATGGGGCGACGCTGCGAGACCAGGACGGCGGTGCCCAGGTCACGGCCGTCTCGGCCGGCTCGCCCGCCGCCCGGGCCGAGCTGACGGCCGGCGATGTGATCACCGCCATCGCCGGCGCGCCCGTCGCCGACTCTCGCGCGGCCGCGATCGCGCTACAGGGAGCGTCGGGATCGGTCGAGGCGACCGTGCTCAGAAATGGAGAGGCCCTGAACCTGACCCTGTCGCTCTAA
- the rlmN gene encoding 23S rRNA (adenine(2503)-C(2))-methyltransferase RlmN translates to MSITLDLSRVSNAPAVKAPVNLSGLTRAGLRQALIDANVCPPEKAKMRASQVWSWIHHYGVTEFSAMSNVAKDMQAKLAEHFTLARPEVVERQVSKDGTRKWLIRTAPGIEIETVYIPDVGRAGALCVSSQVGCTLNCTFCHTGTQKLVRNLTAAEIVAQVQVARDDLEEWPSPKEDRRLSNIVFMGMGEPLYNLDHVADAIDIISDNEGIALSRRRITVSTSGVVPQLQALGDRTVAMLAISLHATNDALRDVLVPLNKKYPLDQLMAAIRAYPGLSNARRVTFEYVMLKGVNDSPEEARALLKLIEGIPAKINLIPFNPWPGVEYECSDWKTIERFAAILNKAGYASPIRTPRGRDILAACGQLKSESEKVRASALRKAEQAAA, encoded by the coding sequence TTGAGCATCACGCTCGATCTTTCGCGCGTCTCTAACGCGCCCGCCGTCAAAGCTCCCGTCAACCTCAGCGGTCTGACGCGCGCCGGCCTGCGCCAGGCCCTGATCGACGCGAACGTCTGTCCGCCCGAAAAGGCCAAGATGCGCGCCAGCCAGGTGTGGAGCTGGATCCACCACTATGGCGTGACCGAGTTCTCGGCCATGAGCAATGTTGCCAAGGATATGCAGGCCAAGCTGGCCGAGCATTTCACCCTGGCCCGTCCCGAGGTTGTCGAACGCCAGGTGTCCAAGGATGGCACGCGCAAATGGCTGATCCGCACCGCGCCGGGCATCGAGATCGAGACCGTCTATATTCCCGACGTGGGCCGGGCCGGCGCCCTGTGCGTGTCCAGCCAGGTCGGCTGCACCCTGAACTGCACCTTCTGCCACACCGGCACGCAGAAGCTGGTGCGCAACCTGACCGCCGCCGAGATCGTGGCCCAGGTCCAGGTCGCGCGCGACGACCTTGAGGAATGGCCGTCGCCCAAGGAAGACCGGCGCCTATCCAACATCGTCTTCATGGGCATGGGCGAGCCGCTCTACAATCTGGACCACGTCGCCGACGCCATCGACATCATCTCGGACAATGAGGGCATCGCCCTGTCGCGCCGTCGGATCACGGTCTCGACCTCGGGGGTAGTGCCGCAGCTTCAGGCCTTGGGCGACCGGACGGTGGCCATGCTGGCCATCAGCCTGCACGCCACCAACGATGCGCTTCGCGACGTGCTGGTGCCGCTGAACAAGAAGTACCCGCTGGACCAGCTGATGGCGGCGATCCGGGCCTATCCAGGCCTGTCGAACGCGCGGCGGGTGACGTTCGAATACGTCATGCTGAAGGGCGTCAACGACAGCCCCGAAGAGGCGCGCGCCCTGCTGAAGCTGATCGAGGGCATTCCGGCCAAGATCAATCTGATCCCGTTCAACCCCTGGCCCGGCGTCGAATACGAATGCTCGGACTGGAAGACGATCGAGCGCTTCGCCGCCATCTTGAACAAGGCCGGATACGCGTCGCCCATCCGCACCCCCCGCGGCCGCGACATCCTGGCCGCCTGCGGTCAGCTGAAGTCCGAAAGTGAAAAGGTCAGAGCCTCGGCGCTCCGGAAGGCGGAGCAGGCGGCGGCCTGA